One Pseudomonadota bacterium DNA segment encodes these proteins:
- the larB gene encoding nickel pincer cofactor biosynthesis protein LarB: protein MDEAKLKEILEAVRAGGLSVEQGFKSLKHLPSESLEFACIDHHRRIRTGMPEVVFGENKTAEQIAGIMKSLMRDSAVALATRVAADKAKAVCENLAGLIYYQESRMLVANEEKVAVNPEARGTVLVISAGTSDMPVAEEAFITARCLGNPVEKLYDVGVAGIHRLVSQMKLIEAATVLVVVAGMEGALPSVIGGLTGKPIIAVPTSVGYGTAFGGIAALLGMLNSCAPGVAVVNIDNGFGAGCMASAINRA, encoded by the coding sequence ATGGATGAAGCAAAACTGAAAGAAATTCTTGAAGCGGTACGCGCCGGTGGTCTCAGTGTCGAGCAAGGGTTCAAGAGCCTCAAGCATCTGCCTTCGGAGTCATTGGAGTTTGCTTGCATCGATCATCATCGGCGGATCAGGACCGGTATGCCCGAGGTGGTTTTCGGTGAGAATAAGACCGCCGAGCAGATTGCCGGGATCATGAAAAGCTTGATGCGGGATTCTGCTGTGGCTTTGGCAACAAGGGTTGCTGCTGACAAGGCAAAAGCTGTGTGCGAAAATCTTGCCGGGCTGATTTATTACCAGGAATCCCGGATGCTGGTTGCCAATGAGGAAAAGGTTGCGGTGAATCCCGAGGCAAGAGGCACGGTGCTGGTAATCTCTGCGGGAACCTCGGACATGCCTGTTGCTGAAGAGGCGTTTATCACGGCGCGATGCCTGGGGAATCCCGTGGAAAAACTCTACGACGTGGGAGTTGCCGGAATCCATCGGCTTGTCTCACAGATGAAACTTATCGAAGCTGCAACGGTGCTGGTGGTTGTGGCCGGCATGGAAGGTGCCCTTCCCAGTGTTATCGGCGGTCTCACCGGAAAACCGATCATCGCCGTGCCCACCAGCGTCGGCTATGGCACTGCTTTCGGCGGCATAGCCGCTCTCCTCGGGATGCTCAACAGCTGCGCTCCAGGGGTTGCAGTGGTCAACATCGACAATGGTTTCGGCGCCGGCTGCATGGCCTCGGCCATCAACCGGGCCTGA
- a CDS encoding cation diffusion facilitator family transporter, with translation MVNTTTGKNAAILTIAISIILLICKFIAFFITGSKAALSDAIESIINVTTSFFLLFSLTISNQPADQCHPYGHGKIESFSAGLEGGLIFLAGIIILIEAVPSFFTPEAPKRLDLGIIILLGAGIVNFIQGRYLLYQGRKTRSEALVASGHHLLTDFYTSAGVIIGLILVRVTGILWIDPLIACLVAINILIPGLRLTRKAIKNLMDEADPEILDRVTDALRLIEDENWLCPHKLRVLRSGNYHHIDLHITLPNFLPLQKAHSIEKRVAGALLDTLGADGDVMIHLDPCEPSCCSCCNQNNCPERTKEFHAESPWTIESITADQPLCKNKTP, from the coding sequence ATGGTAAATACTACAACCGGAAAAAACGCCGCAATCCTTACGATTGCCATCTCCATCATATTACTGATCTGCAAATTTATCGCCTTCTTCATTACCGGATCTAAAGCTGCGCTTTCCGATGCAATTGAATCGATCATTAATGTTACCACAAGCTTTTTTCTCCTTTTCAGCCTGACAATAAGCAACCAACCGGCCGACCAGTGCCATCCATACGGTCACGGAAAAATAGAATCATTCTCAGCCGGGCTTGAAGGCGGCCTGATCTTTCTTGCCGGAATTATCATCCTCATCGAGGCAGTGCCGTCTTTTTTCACCCCGGAGGCCCCGAAACGTCTTGACCTTGGAATTATCATCCTGCTGGGCGCCGGAATAGTCAATTTTATTCAGGGCCGTTACCTGCTGTATCAAGGCAGAAAAACCAGATCCGAGGCACTGGTCGCCAGCGGCCATCATCTGCTGACTGATTTTTATACCAGCGCCGGAGTAATAATCGGCCTGATTCTGGTCCGGGTCACCGGCATTCTCTGGATTGATCCGCTCATTGCCTGTCTGGTGGCAATCAATATTCTCATTCCCGGGCTCCGGCTTACACGAAAAGCCATAAAAAATCTTATGGATGAAGCTGACCCGGAAATCCTTGACCGGGTGACTGACGCCCTCAGACTGATTGAAGATGAAAACTGGCTCTGCCCCCATAAGCTGAGAGTCCTACGCTCAGGAAATTATCATCATATCGATCTGCATATCACCCTGCCGAATTTCCTGCCGCTCCAAAAAGCCCACAGCATTGAAAAACGGGTTGCCGGCGCATTGCTTGATACCCTTGGTGCAGACGGTGACGTAATGATTCATCTGGACCCCTGTGAACCATCGTGCTGCTCCTGTTGCAACCAGAACAACTGTCCGGAAAGAACCAAAGAATTTCACGCCGAATCCCCCTGGACAATCGAAAGCATCACCGCGGATCAACCGCTTTGTAAAAACAAGACCCCATAA
- the prmA gene encoding 50S ribosomal protein L11 methyltransferase: MQSDLFKHRPPRSWIKITLQAPAVLTEALSTFLAELCKSGIELGDSSDNTETLIGYLEDNSDLHRKQQKLQSYLTDLNKLFPGYPPISVATESLEEIDWGQKWKEHFKTVRITERITVKPSWEEYSAGNNETIIELDPGMAFGTGLHQSTKMVLEYIDRIYTGNDLPPKVLDVGTGTGILAMACAFLGAKKVVALDNDPDAVATASDNIANNHLESKVTASDDSLTDLDSDFDLVLANIIHDTLIELAPVLACRLKQNGQLVLSGILKGEQESNIIRHYCKVGLDLKDRLHKDEWVAIRFTKKQP; encoded by the coding sequence ATGCAATCAGACCTATTCAAACACCGCCCACCCAGATCCTGGATTAAAATTACTCTCCAGGCCCCTGCGGTTCTCACCGAAGCCCTGTCGACCTTTCTCGCGGAACTCTGCAAATCGGGAATTGAACTTGGTGATTCCAGCGACAACACTGAAACCCTTATCGGTTACCTGGAAGACAATTCCGACCTGCACCGGAAACAGCAAAAGCTGCAATCGTATCTAACGGACCTGAATAAATTATTCCCGGGGTATCCGCCGATTTCCGTGGCCACCGAAAGCCTGGAAGAAATCGACTGGGGCCAGAAATGGAAAGAGCATTTCAAGACCGTCCGCATCACTGAACGGATCACTGTTAAACCTTCATGGGAGGAGTATTCTGCCGGGAATAATGAAACCATAATCGAACTTGACCCGGGCATGGCCTTTGGCACCGGTTTGCACCAGAGCACGAAAATGGTGCTTGAATATATCGACCGGATCTATACCGGAAATGATCTCCCGCCAAAAGTGCTTGATGTGGGCACCGGCACCGGAATTCTTGCCATGGCCTGCGCCTTTCTGGGGGCGAAGAAAGTCGTTGCCCTTGATAATGATCCGGATGCGGTAGCGACCGCGAGCGACAACATCGCCAACAACCATCTCGAAAGCAAAGTCACCGCAAGCGACGACAGCCTCACCGACCTGGATTCCGACTTTGACCTTGTATTGGCAAACATTATTCATGATACGCTTATTGAACTTGCGCCGGTGCTGGCCTGCAGACTCAAACAAAACGGCCAGCTCGTTCTTTCCGGAATACTCAAAGGGGAACAGGAGAGCAATATTATCCGACACTACTGCAAGGTTGGGCTGGATCTCAAAGACCGGCTCCATAAAGATGAGTGGGTTGCAATCCG